One window of Thiomicrorhabdus lithotrophica genomic DNA carries:
- a CDS encoding STAS domain-containing protein, whose protein sequence is MNSSVVMNDNGQWHDAEARLVLPAQLTIDVLAVMLKKNKWLALPVKQVDFSQVEKADSAILAVLLVWASNIEGKLQVKQLPDELYTLVNLYDLDSEFSLI, encoded by the coding sequence GTGAATAGCTCAGTAGTTATGAACGATAACGGACAGTGGCATGATGCTGAGGCTAGGCTGGTTTTACCTGCTCAGCTAACGATAGATGTCTTAGCCGTTATGCTAAAAAAAAATAAATGGTTAGCTCTACCAGTAAAACAAGTTGATTTTAGCCAAGTTGAAAAAGCAGATAGCGCAATTTTAGCTGTTCTATTAGTCTGGGCGTCAAACATTGAAGGTAAACTCCAAGTTAAGCAACTTCCTGACGAGTTATATACCCTTGTCAATCTTTATGACTTGGATTCAGAGTTTTCACTTATTTAG
- a CDS encoding ABC transporter ATP-binding protein: MALAVQFNQVVKNYEDLQALKGVSFDVEEGAFFGLLGPNGAGKSTLINAMSGLVVPTSGNIQVQGYDVIDDYRQTRRLLGLVPQELIADPFFSIKELLELQSGYFGMKGAEQKRWIGELLERLALSDKADANTNQLSGGMKRRVLIAMALVHKPKVLVLDEPTAGVDVDLRRTLWEFTKELHQQGHTIILTTHYLEEAEALCDRVAIMQKGQIKALDDTQTLLSKHPYRYLRVNVSNPKVDLIAPLAERLVEKESNGFVFQVDKTSSMTETLGLMEKSGLDVTDVSSRDATLEEVFLDLTSEGGV; encoded by the coding sequence ATGGCGTTAGCTGTGCAGTTCAATCAAGTTGTCAAAAACTATGAAGATTTACAGGCATTAAAAGGCGTGAGCTTTGATGTTGAAGAGGGGGCTTTTTTTGGGTTGTTAGGACCTAATGGTGCCGGCAAATCCACCTTGATTAATGCTATGTCAGGGCTGGTTGTTCCAACGTCTGGAAATATTCAGGTACAAGGTTATGATGTCATTGATGACTATCGTCAAACTCGTCGCCTACTGGGTCTGGTTCCACAAGAGTTGATCGCGGATCCCTTTTTTTCAATCAAAGAATTATTGGAACTGCAGTCCGGTTATTTTGGGATGAAAGGAGCTGAACAAAAACGTTGGATAGGTGAACTATTAGAAAGATTAGCGCTCTCGGATAAGGCTGATGCTAATACTAATCAACTTTCAGGTGGAATGAAGCGTCGAGTGCTGATTGCTATGGCGCTGGTGCACAAACCAAAAGTATTAGTGTTGGATGAACCAACGGCGGGTGTGGATGTGGATTTACGCCGTACTCTTTGGGAATTTACCAAAGAGCTTCACCAGCAAGGCCATACGATTATTCTGACCACACACTATTTGGAAGAGGCTGAAGCTTTATGTGATCGTGTTGCGATTATGCAAAAAGGTCAAATAAAGGCTTTAGATGATACGCAGACTTTATTGTCTAAACACCCTTATCGCTATTTGCGAGTGAATGTGTCTAATCCAAAAGTCGATTTAATTGCGCCACTTGCTGAACGTTTAGTAGAAAAAGAATCCAATGGTTTTGTGTTTCAAGTGGATAAAACCAGCTCGATGACCGAAACGCTAGGGTTGATGGAAAAGTCAGGGTTGGATGTTACTGATGTCAGTAGTCGAGATGCCACGTTGGAAGAGGTCTTTTTAGACTTAACTTCAGAAGGGGGCGTTTAA